A part of Acropora palmata chromosome 8, jaAcrPala1.3, whole genome shotgun sequence genomic DNA contains:
- the LOC141890917 gene encoding putative RNA-binding protein EIF1AD — MSKATKRKHVAKEVLEDYVVPDPNQQIVKIVSSRGNNLHEVEAPDGSKFLVSMPSKFRKSVWIKRGDFVIVDPIEEGNKVCAEIVHILYNKQIKYLKSEGLWPTAFTDKVQEDEKLEMKGEKSNAQGNGCRDSDDSSNKSSDDEDDNDDDLFVNPNHQKPTTYFETDSSDESENDEA, encoded by the exons ATGTCCAAGGCTACCAAGCGGAAGCACGTGGCGAAAGAAGTTTTGGAGGACTATGTTGTTCCAGATCCAAACCAACAGATTGTTAAG ATTGTTAGTAGCCGTGGTAACAACCTTCATGAGGTGGAGGCACCTGATGGCTCCAAGTTCCTTGTTAGCATGCCATCAAAATTCAGGAAAAGTGTTTGGATAAAAAGAG GTGATTTTGTTATCGTGGATCCCATTGAAGAGGGAAACAAAGTGTGTGCTGAAATTGTGCATATTCTAtacaacaaacaaatcaagTATCTGAAGAGTGAAGGGCTGTG GCCTACAGCATTCACAGACAAGGTACAAGAGGATGAAAAACTGGAGATGAAGGGCGAAAAAAG CAATGCCCAAGGTAACGGCTGTCGTGACAGCGATGATAGTTCTAACAAGAGTTCTGATGACGAGGACGACAACGACGATGACCTGTTTGTTAATCCAAATCATCAAAAGCCGACCACCTATTTTGAAACAGACTCTAGTGATGAGAGTGAAAATGATGAAGCCTGA
- the LOC141889941 gene encoding uncharacterized protein LOC141889941 isoform X1, protein MATTKRRVFCYITTLLGAFVYFCFAFLHHFGPSFEKSTRISKTIAPWALHWRFKDFQRDWFRQHRARVDWKSILKPCINNTQWGVERKYWGKENRSSARTSQVVYTDIRPAGEFSKIFIQSKTADNRTKLIGGDSWRVHLHGSSSVGATVFDHENGTYEILFLIMEPGNYQVIIFLDFSLCDGLKEPPADWFIKGNAHGKQQKEGTLDPIPNDQYLLEPFNDGKHFNINVLNATLTSRFIDKLLHNPGSCTQSCNHLWDGFGRWTNKRWRPYLEESYEWTLPDGYQRKGTLSVYGDSVSDSLGLSVLSRALCKTLYEGCIRSYQWIYPFINGHQNEDDDLDFRPEIVIENILKVLNSPEMQREGSLMVLNNGIHFAISLNFTTYQEFITNMIHSLKKTQENYLHYTAKIIWKTTTSIRQEIYDDKNTTSWRFFTAQRAALFSAFATSAMCNAGFDVVDVYPISDTTPDGALDHVHFNPSVFWDLETLLEKYKTQNNEKLDDNKWKNTLKRCIA, encoded by the exons ATGGCCACGACAAAACGTCGAGTGTTCTGCTATATTACGACCTTACTTGGGGCCTTTGTTTacttttgctttgcttttctgCATCATTTTGGGCCTAGTTTTGAAAAGTCTACCCGTATTAGTAAAACGATTGCCCCATGGGCACTACATTGGCGATTTAAAGACTTCCAGCGCGATTGGTTCCGTCAGCACCGCGCACGCGTAGACTGGAAGAGCATACTCAAACCCTGCATTAATAACACCCAATGGGGAGTGGAGAGGAAATACTGGGGCAAGGAAAATCGAAGCAGCGCCAGAACCAGTCAAGTCGTGTACACAGATATTAGACCAGCGGGAGAGTTCAGCAAGATTTTTATCCAATCAAAGACTGCGGATAATCGAACGAAGCTGATTGGCGGTGACTCTTGGAGAGTTCACTTGCATGGTTCATCAAGCGTTGGGGCCACTGTATTTGACCATGAAAACGGAACTTACGAGATTTTGTTTCTAATCATGGAACCTGGAAATTATCAAGTAATAATCTTTCTTGATTTTAGTCTTTGCGATGGTCTCAAGGAACCTCCAGCTGACTGGTTCATCAAAGGAAACGCACATGGAAAGCAACAGAAAGAAGGAACTTTGGATCCCATTCCTAATGACCAGTATCTGCTGGAGCCCTTCAACGATGGGAAACATTTTAATATAAATGTACTAAATGCAACGTTGACTTCAAGGTTTATAG ACAAACTTCTGCACAACCCTGGATCGTGTACTCAGTCTTGTAATCATTTGTGGGATGGGTTTGGACGGTGGACCAACAAGAGATGGAGACCGTACCTCGAAG AATCTTATGAGTGGACCTTGCCAGATGGATACCAGCGCAAAGGCACACTGAGTGTGTACGGTGACTCCGTAAGCGATAGTCTTGGTCTCTCCGTGCTGTCCAGAGCATTATGCAAGACTCTCTACGAAGGTTGCATTAGATCGTACCAGTGGATATATCCATTCATTAATGGACACCAAAACGAAGACGATGATCTTGACTTCAGACCTGAAATTGTCATAGAGAATATACTAAAAGTCTTAAATAGCCCCGAAATGCAGAGAGAAGGAAGCCTTATGGTTCTAAACAACGGAATTCATTTTGCAATAAGTCTGAATTTTACAACTTACCAGGAATTTATAACAAACATGATACATAGTTTGAAAAAGACTCAAGAGAACTATCTACACTACACTGCTAAAATCATTTGGAAGACGACCACTTCCATTCGCCAAGAAATTTACGATGACAAAAATACGACTAGTTGGAGATTTTTTACTGCACAG AGAGCTGCCTTGTTCAGTGCCTTCGCTACGTCTGCTATGTGCAACGCAGGCTTTGATGTCGTAGATGTTTATCCCATTAGCGACACTACACCTGATGGAGCTTTGGACCATGTTCACTTCAATCCTAGCGTGTTCTGGGATCTGGAAACATTACTGGAGAAATACAAAACGCAAAATAACGAGAAACTGGATGAcaacaaatggaaaaatacACTGAAACGTTGTATTGCTTGA
- the LOC141889941 gene encoding uncharacterized protein LOC141889941 isoform X2 translates to MATTKRRVFCYITTLLGAFVYFCFAFLHHFGPSFEKSTRISKTIAPWALHWRFKDFQRDWFRQHRARVDWKSILKPCINNTQWGVERKYWGKENRSSARTSQVVYTDIRPAGEFSKIFIQSKTADNRTKLIGGDSWRVHLHGSSSVGATVFDHENGTYEILFLIMEPGNYQVIIFLDFSLCDGLKEPPADWFIKGNAHGKQQKEGTLDPIPNDQYLLEPFNDGKHFNINVLNATLTSRFIESYEWTLPDGYQRKGTLSVYGDSVSDSLGLSVLSRALCKTLYEGCIRSYQWIYPFINGHQNEDDDLDFRPEIVIENILKVLNSPEMQREGSLMVLNNGIHFAISLNFTTYQEFITNMIHSLKKTQENYLHYTAKIIWKTTTSIRQEIYDDKNTTSWRFFTAQRAALFSAFATSAMCNAGFDVVDVYPISDTTPDGALDHVHFNPSVFWDLETLLEKYKTQNNEKLDDNKWKNTLKRCIA, encoded by the exons ATGGCCACGACAAAACGTCGAGTGTTCTGCTATATTACGACCTTACTTGGGGCCTTTGTTTacttttgctttgcttttctgCATCATTTTGGGCCTAGTTTTGAAAAGTCTACCCGTATTAGTAAAACGATTGCCCCATGGGCACTACATTGGCGATTTAAAGACTTCCAGCGCGATTGGTTCCGTCAGCACCGCGCACGCGTAGACTGGAAGAGCATACTCAAACCCTGCATTAATAACACCCAATGGGGAGTGGAGAGGAAATACTGGGGCAAGGAAAATCGAAGCAGCGCCAGAACCAGTCAAGTCGTGTACACAGATATTAGACCAGCGGGAGAGTTCAGCAAGATTTTTATCCAATCAAAGACTGCGGATAATCGAACGAAGCTGATTGGCGGTGACTCTTGGAGAGTTCACTTGCATGGTTCATCAAGCGTTGGGGCCACTGTATTTGACCATGAAAACGGAACTTACGAGATTTTGTTTCTAATCATGGAACCTGGAAATTATCAAGTAATAATCTTTCTTGATTTTAGTCTTTGCGATGGTCTCAAGGAACCTCCAGCTGACTGGTTCATCAAAGGAAACGCACATGGAAAGCAACAGAAAGAAGGAACTTTGGATCCCATTCCTAATGACCAGTATCTGCTGGAGCCCTTCAACGATGGGAAACATTTTAATATAAATGTACTAAATGCAACGTTGACTTCAAGGTTTATAG AATCTTATGAGTGGACCTTGCCAGATGGATACCAGCGCAAAGGCACACTGAGTGTGTACGGTGACTCCGTAAGCGATAGTCTTGGTCTCTCCGTGCTGTCCAGAGCATTATGCAAGACTCTCTACGAAGGTTGCATTAGATCGTACCAGTGGATATATCCATTCATTAATGGACACCAAAACGAAGACGATGATCTTGACTTCAGACCTGAAATTGTCATAGAGAATATACTAAAAGTCTTAAATAGCCCCGAAATGCAGAGAGAAGGAAGCCTTATGGTTCTAAACAACGGAATTCATTTTGCAATAAGTCTGAATTTTACAACTTACCAGGAATTTATAACAAACATGATACATAGTTTGAAAAAGACTCAAGAGAACTATCTACACTACACTGCTAAAATCATTTGGAAGACGACCACTTCCATTCGCCAAGAAATTTACGATGACAAAAATACGACTAGTTGGAGATTTTTTACTGCACAG AGAGCTGCCTTGTTCAGTGCCTTCGCTACGTCTGCTATGTGCAACGCAGGCTTTGATGTCGTAGATGTTTATCCCATTAGCGACACTACACCTGATGGAGCTTTGGACCATGTTCACTTCAATCCTAGCGTGTTCTGGGATCTGGAAACATTACTGGAGAAATACAAAACGCAAAATAACGAGAAACTGGATGAcaacaaatggaaaaatacACTGAAACGTTGTATTGCTTGA